A window of the Streptomyces luomodiensis genome harbors these coding sequences:
- a CDS encoding zinc-binding dehydrogenase, which translates to MRAARFDTAARTLTVEEVPVPRPGAGEVLVKVAACGICQSDLSQLDGHIAPRLPVVTPGHEASGVVAAVGDTAGHWKAGDRVVLGAGKACGTCSACRFGGGTNTCENLQVMAFHYDGAWAEYVLTDATTLIAVPDSVPLEHAAVLADAVSTPYGAIDTAQLRSAESVGIWGLGGLGTHLVQLTRVCGASPIVALDPLPAARERALALGADFALDPTEEDTPARLKEITAGKGLDVAFDCVGRAPAFTQAERALGHRGRLVLVGISPDPLAVGPEIHFVRNRHTVIGHTGYRMEHLEDLVELTARGRLDISGSVSAVLPLEDVHEGIRRLREREGNPIRVLLRP; encoded by the coding sequence ATGCGCGCCGCGCGGTTCGACACGGCCGCGCGCACCCTGACGGTCGAGGAGGTACCGGTGCCCCGGCCGGGAGCGGGCGAGGTCCTGGTCAAGGTGGCCGCGTGCGGCATCTGCCAGTCGGACCTGAGCCAGCTCGACGGCCATATCGCGCCCCGGCTGCCGGTGGTCACCCCCGGACACGAGGCGTCGGGGGTGGTGGCGGCGGTGGGTGACACCGCCGGACACTGGAAGGCGGGCGACCGGGTGGTGCTGGGCGCGGGGAAGGCGTGCGGCACCTGTTCCGCCTGCCGGTTCGGCGGTGGCACGAACACGTGTGAGAACCTCCAGGTGATGGCCTTCCACTACGACGGGGCCTGGGCCGAGTACGTACTGACGGACGCGACGACGCTCATCGCCGTGCCCGACTCCGTACCCCTGGAACACGCCGCCGTGCTCGCCGACGCCGTCTCCACCCCGTACGGCGCCATCGACACCGCCCAGTTGCGGTCCGCCGAATCCGTGGGCATCTGGGGGCTGGGGGGTCTGGGTACCCACCTCGTCCAGCTGACGCGCGTCTGCGGCGCGTCCCCGATCGTCGCCCTCGACCCCCTGCCCGCCGCGCGTGAGCGCGCGCTCGCGCTGGGCGCCGACTTCGCGCTCGACCCGACGGAGGAGGACACCCCGGCCAGGCTGAAGGAGATCACGGCGGGCAAGGGCCTGGACGTCGCCTTCGACTGCGTCGGCCGCGCCCCTGCCTTCACCCAGGCCGAGCGTGCCCTCGGCCACCGGGGCCGCCTGGTGCTCGTCGGCATCTCTCCCGACCCGCTGGCCGTGGGCCCGGAAATCCACTTCGTGCGCAACCGCCACACCGTGATCGGACACACCGGGTATCGCATGGAACACCTGGAGGACCTGGTCGAACTGACGGCCCGGGGCCGCCTGGACATCTCCGGTTCGGTCAGCGCCGTCCTTCCCCTGGAGGACGTGCACGAGGGCATCCGCCGGCTGCGTGAGCGGGAGGGCAACCCGATCCGCGTCCTGCTGCGGCCCTGA
- a CDS encoding GDSL-type esterase/lipase family protein: MSGTIRICFIGDSFVQGIGDPEHRGWVGRVLEATGGDITAFNLGIRRDTSEDVLRRCWQEVLPRTLPGSDNRLVVSFGSNDMVQENGTVRVGAARTVENLASILEEARRQAITPLVVGPPPVVDAGGEHLRRTAALADEMAALCRSQHVPFIATTLELADDPVWTREALAGDGAHPGRGGYQRLAELVGAGQWRAWIEQPGS; the protein is encoded by the coding sequence GTGAGCGGAACCATACGTATCTGTTTCATCGGGGACTCCTTCGTCCAGGGGATCGGCGACCCGGAACACCGGGGGTGGGTCGGCAGGGTGCTGGAGGCCACCGGTGGCGACATCACCGCCTTCAACCTGGGCATCAGGCGCGACACCTCCGAGGACGTCCTGCGGCGCTGCTGGCAGGAGGTCCTGCCGCGGACCCTGCCCGGCTCCGACAACCGGCTCGTCGTCTCCTTCGGCAGCAACGACATGGTCCAGGAGAACGGCACGGTGCGCGTCGGCGCGGCCCGCACTGTTGAGAACCTGGCCTCGATCCTGGAGGAGGCCCGGCGGCAGGCCATCACGCCACTGGTCGTGGGCCCACCGCCGGTCGTGGACGCGGGCGGCGAGCATCTGCGGCGTACCGCGGCACTCGCCGACGAGATGGCCGCCCTCTGCCGGTCACAGCACGTCCCGTTCATCGCCACGACCCTGGAACTGGCCGACGACCCGGTCTGGACCCGGGAAGCCCTGGCCGGCGACGGTGCGCATCCGGGCAGGGGCGGCTACCAGCGGCTGGCCGAACTCGTCGGCGCCGGGCAGTGGCGTGCGTGGATCGAGCAGCCGGGCTCCTGA
- a CDS encoding alpha/beta fold hydrolase, translating into MTDHRSVDLGETRLAYRVSGPPDAPPLVLLHALGESAADWDAVAPVLAQSLRVYALDLRGHGRSAWPKDCSLELMRADVLAFMDELGLGRVDLIGHSMGGIVAYLLASAQPRRVARLVLEEAAVLRPRRPATPARPDGEPAFDWEMALAIRKQIDDPDPAWSEGLDRITAATLVVAGGAQSHVPQEDVAELARRIPGGRMVTLPVGHLVHAAEPTLFTAAVAAFLESEPDARPAPQC; encoded by the coding sequence ATGACTGATCACCGTTCGGTGGACCTGGGAGAAACGCGGCTGGCCTATCGGGTGTCCGGCCCACCGGACGCTCCGCCGCTGGTGCTGTTGCACGCTCTGGGGGAGAGCGCCGCCGACTGGGACGCGGTGGCGCCCGTCCTCGCCCAGAGCCTGCGGGTGTACGCCCTCGACCTTCGTGGCCACGGCAGGAGCGCTTGGCCGAAGGACTGCTCGCTCGAACTCATGCGGGCCGATGTGCTCGCGTTCATGGACGAGCTGGGACTTGGCCGGGTGGACCTGATCGGCCACTCGATGGGCGGGATCGTGGCCTACCTGCTCGCGTCGGCCCAACCGCGGCGGGTGGCGCGGCTGGTGCTGGAGGAGGCCGCGGTGCTGCGCCCCCGGCGGCCGGCCACTCCGGCCAGGCCGGACGGCGAGCCGGCCTTCGACTGGGAGATGGCGCTGGCCATCAGGAAGCAGATCGACGACCCGGACCCGGCGTGGTCGGAGGGGCTCGACCGGATCACCGCCGCCACCCTGGTCGTGGCCGGTGGCGCACAGAGCCATGTGCCCCAGGAGGACGTCGCCGAACTGGCTCGCCGCATCCCCGGCGGACGCATGGTCACCCTTCCCGTCGGCCACCTGGTCCACGCCGCGGAGCCCACGCTGTTCACGGCCGCGGTGGCGGCGTTCCTGGAGTCGGAGCCGGACGCCCGTCCCGCCCCTCAGTGCTGA